The Flavobacteriales bacterium genome includes a region encoding these proteins:
- a CDS encoding T9SS type A sorting domain-containing protein translates to MKKIITLIICSVIVQFAPVFAQQTTVGYLSFASNAFGPMVGNSDTQIAYSRHAYIYPRNTLGDLRHGDTIRMIEFYKIGLGTYLGNPRFKMYVGLTDSADWGVGNIKNWSAEVAKTGMIKTFDSTTNHVISAEPGFKKFPMLKYLVYDTTKGKNLKIMVEFYQTAKQSVDDMPYWAYESGASFPGFVSNNETKFIYYIGNAPDTTNNSQVRKPCIRISHQRVAKSASVQNIYCLGELAISMTPTDSIKVLIANTGYAKLNNHPIELSITGANTFKDTIFVNNLAPLEERFIYFTHYRPKNLGKDSIQVMSLSDNYPLDDTSFNQRRITANVLSHNNPYVTNTPGGIGFNGSTGDFVAKFYTDTNYINQIKIGFASTALPFKLAVWNEDSTGGPGNLIYQSDTLYTNGSQYILPIFPKIKVTNGYYVGIRQLGNSNVAFLFEYEVPVRPSTFYFTAPSGNTDWVPFSPGFNYNFDIQPRIQLANDVGVWAIHNPIPNDTLELAIDSIIPAATIINYGVNDQKVPFKVVCEARNKSGSLIYQSIKYIQLDADDTLLVHFDKGISQTNYGNLELLVYTELAGDKATENDSLRSNFSIFINYDIQVESFFSPTEGQRVELGKKEFQPVVRMVNFGAKKQSNIKVTSRVRQGTKIAAEQTQTISLDGVGSLILAFDSVAIPFSGNVILEVFCWNHIDSFRINDTLRLNLQVIRSNDLAVKSIETPKNGSVYLRKATFKPYVFYRNEGLADQDSAKILCHIKNWKGEIIYSDAITTSIGKLSSKQALFKTFTCPDSAQTLLFTVYTKLKGDQDSTNDRMSSTFYIRSSTDLKLLKNLSPVVDSTYFVNSSIPLSAVVKNIGNSTINSGTFIYWQIRNENNTIIHFDSVAATKTLAFNENDTTFTALNFATTNIGKYGLLTYLKYTGDVEKSNDSLYSHFFVNHRHSIGIDSVFNPAKNRTFRLNLDTVKLNFSAKNIGIHSIESPVYADIKINKNGVEVYSYSDSFSNLAPTKVQLITGHYFIPKTTGLYEATFKISNSEDAFINDNEVVIPFYVTLDNDVAPVAFVYPQIDSNVVMNKTYQPKLEVQNIGSKKQDIDFSVTYEIFAGTSLVYSSNKSITLDSAEIKTLAFDSSFIPTSVGLYTMRAISRLATDQVVLNDTLVGQFNVLDKSSISPILAQKLHIYPNPSVGTIHISSEEYPINSVHISDVLGREVRFEPLYISEKFQTISVQNNSPKVYFVEIVFEQGSTIQKIIIE, encoded by the coding sequence ATGAAAAAAATTATTACCCTCATAATTTGTTCGGTTATAGTGCAATTTGCTCCAGTGTTTGCTCAGCAAACCACCGTTGGATATTTGTCATTTGCGAGTAACGCATTTGGCCCCATGGTTGGAAATTCCGACACACAAATAGCCTATAGCCGGCACGCCTATATTTACCCAAGAAATACACTCGGCGATTTGCGACATGGCGACACCATTAGAATGATTGAATTTTACAAAATCGGACTTGGAACATATTTGGGCAATCCTCGATTTAAGATGTATGTTGGCCTAACCGACAGTGCTGATTGGGGTGTTGGAAATATCAAAAATTGGTCGGCGGAGGTGGCGAAAACCGGAATGATTAAAACGTTTGACAGCACCACAAACCATGTAATTTCTGCCGAACCGGGTTTTAAAAAGTTTCCGATGCTAAAGTATTTGGTGTATGATACCACCAAAGGCAAAAACTTGAAAATTATGGTTGAATTTTATCAAACGGCCAAACAAAGTGTCGATGATATGCCCTATTGGGCCTACGAAAGTGGGGCTTCTTTTCCGGGATTTGTATCAAACAACGAAACCAAGTTTATCTACTACATTGGCAATGCACCAGATACCACCAACAACAGTCAGGTAAGAAAACCGTGTATTCGTATTTCGCATCAACGGGTTGCTAAATCCGCTTCCGTTCAAAACATATACTGTTTGGGCGAGTTGGCCATATCCATGACCCCGACTGACAGCATAAAAGTGCTGATTGCCAATACCGGATACGCAAAGCTTAACAACCACCCCATAGAACTATCCATTACAGGAGCCAATACATTTAAAGACACCATTTTTGTCAACAATCTTGCTCCTCTTGAAGAACGTTTTATCTATTTTACACACTATAGACCCAAAAACTTAGGTAAAGATTCGATACAAGTTATGAGTCTTTCCGACAACTATCCGCTGGATGACACCTCTTTTAACCAGCGAAGAATAACGGCAAATGTTTTGAGCCACAACAATCCGTATGTTACCAACACTCCGGGAGGTATAGGTTTTAATGGCTCCACAGGCGATTTTGTTGCCAAATTTTATACCGATACCAATTATATTAATCAAATTAAAATTGGTTTTGCCTCTACCGCATTGCCTTTTAAATTGGCCGTTTGGAATGAAGATAGCACCGGAGGTCCCGGTAATTTAATTTATCAATCAGATACACTCTATACCAACGGTTCACAATACATTCTTCCTATTTTTCCAAAAATAAAAGTGACTAATGGCTATTACGTGGGTATCCGACAATTGGGTAATAGCAACGTGGCCTTTTTGTTTGAATATGAAGTACCAGTTAGGCCAAGCACTTTTTATTTTACCGCCCCATCGGGCAATACCGATTGGGTGCCGTTTTCTCCCGGATTTAACTACAATTTCGATATTCAACCTCGCATTCAATTAGCCAATGACGTTGGGGTTTGGGCCATCCACAATCCTATTCCAAATGATACATTAGAGTTGGCAATCGACTCCATTATACCAGCAGCAACCATAATCAACTATGGTGTAAATGATCAAAAAGTGCCTTTTAAAGTGGTTTGCGAAGCACGAAACAAAAGCGGGTCACTTATCTATCAAAGCATAAAATACATTCAACTTGATGCCGATGACACACTGTTGGTGCATTTCGACAAAGGCATAAGCCAAACAAATTATGGCAATCTTGAGCTTTTGGTTTATACCGAACTGGCGGGAGATAAGGCCACCGAAAACGATTCACTTAGGTCTAACTTCTCCATTTTTATTAATTACGACATTCAGGTGGAGAGCTTTTTTTCGCCCACGGAAGGTCAGCGGGTGGAATTAGGTAAAAAAGAATTTCAACCTGTGGTGCGTATGGTAAATTTTGGAGCCAAAAAACAATCCAACATCAAGGTCACTTCTCGGGTAAGACAAGGTACTAAAATTGCTGCCGAGCAAACACAAACCATCAGCTTAGATGGTGTTGGTAGCTTGATTTTAGCTTTTGATTCGGTAGCCATTCCTTTTTCGGGCAATGTTATTTTGGAAGTTTTTTGCTGGAATCACATCGACTCCTTTAGAATTAACGACACACTTCGATTGAATTTGCAAGTAATACGTAGTAATGATTTGGCAGTAAAATCGATTGAAACTCCTAAAAATGGCAGTGTTTACTTGAGAAAAGCCACCTTTAAACCGTACGTTTTTTATCGGAATGAAGGTTTGGCAGACCAAGATTCTGCAAAAATTCTTTGCCATATTAAAAATTGGAAGGGAGAAATTATTTATAGTGATGCCATTACCACAAGTATAGGAAAACTCAGTTCAAAACAAGCCCTTTTCAAAACCTTTACCTGTCCGGATAGTGCTCAAACACTGTTATTTACGGTTTATACCAAATTAAAGGGAGACCAAGATAGCACGAACGACCGCATGAGCTCTACCTTTTACATTCGCAGTTCTACTGATTTGAAACTGCTTAAAAACCTATCCCCAGTGGTTGATTCAACCTATTTTGTTAATAGTTCTATCCCGCTTTCTGCCGTTGTTAAAAATATAGGCAATAGCACTATCAACTCCGGTACTTTCATTTATTGGCAGATACGAAACGAGAATAACACAATCATTCATTTCGACTCGGTTGCCGCGACAAAAACATTGGCATTTAACGAAAATGATACAACCTTTACTGCGTTGAATTTTGCCACCACAAACATTGGAAAATACGGCCTTTTAACTTACCTAAAATACACTGGCGATGTCGAAAAATCAAACGATAGTCTTTACAGCCACTTTTTTGTAAACCATCGGCACTCTATTGGCATCGACAGCGTTTTCAACCCTGCAAAAAACAGAACTTTTCGACTTAATTTGGATACGGTAAAATTGAATTTTTCGGCCAAAAATATCGGCATCCACAGCATTGAATCTCCGGTGTATGCCGACATTAAAATCAATAAAAATGGTGTTGAGGTTTATTCCTACAGCGACTCTTTTTCTAATTTGGCTCCAACAAAAGTGCAGTTGATAACAGGCCACTATTTTATACCCAAAACTACTGGTTTGTATGAAGCCACATTTAAAATCAGTAATTCGGAAGATGCTTTTATCAACGATAATGAAGTTGTCATTCCGTTTTATGTAACCCTTGACAATGATGTAGCTCCTGTGGCTTTTGTATATCCGCAAATTGATTCCAATGTGGTTATGAACAAAACGTATCAACCCAAATTGGAAGTTCAAAATATCGGTTCAAAAAAACAAGACATTGATTTTTCTGTTACGTATGAAATTTTTGCTGGCACATCGTTGGTATATTCATCCAACAAAAGCATAACCTTAGATTCTGCCGAGATCAAAACACTTGCTTTTGACAGTTCCTTCATTCCCACCTCAGTTGGTTTGTACACCATGCGTGCCATCTCGCGGTTAGCAACCGACCAGGTAGTGCTAAACGATACCCTGGTTGGACAATTTAATGTGTTGGATAAGTCAAGCATATCCCCTATTTTGGCTCAAAAGCTGCATATCTACCCAAATCCGAGTGTTGGAACAATTCATATTTCGAGCGAAGAATACCCCATAAATTCAGTACATATAAGTGATGTTTTGGGCAGAGAGGTACGTTTTGAACCGTTATATATTTCTGAAAAGTTTCAAACCATTTCGGTTCAAAACAATAGCCCAAAGGTCTATTTTGTCGAAATTGTTTTTGAACAGGGAAGCACGATACAGAAAATAATTATCGAATAA
- the gap gene encoding type I glyceraldehyde-3-phosphate dehydrogenase, translating to MSKMKVAINGFGRIGRLAFKCLLEKENVEVVAINDLTDNATLAHLLKYDSVHGKFNGTVSSTDEFLIVNGKQIHAMAERDPAALPWKELGVDVVLESTGRFTDRETAGKHLTAGAKNVVISAPAKGDIKTVVLGVNDQVIDGSTDILSNASCTTNCLAPMVKVLDEAFGVESGFMSTIHAYTADQNLQDAPHKDLRRARAAAYSIVPTSTGAAKAVGLVLPHLAGKLNGNALRVPIPDGSATDFVATLKTEATAEQINAEFKKAANGSLKGILEYTEDPIVSIDIVGNPHSCIFDSLSTMAFGKTVKILGWYDNEAGYSNRIADLISRLG from the coding sequence ATTTCTAAAATGAAAGTTGCAATTAATGGTTTTGGACGTATTGGCCGACTGGCTTTTAAATGTCTCTTAGAAAAAGAAAATGTGGAAGTTGTAGCCATCAACGATTTGACTGATAACGCCACGCTTGCTCATTTACTAAAGTATGACTCTGTTCATGGAAAGTTTAACGGAACGGTATCTTCTACCGACGAATTTTTGATTGTGAACGGCAAGCAAATACATGCTATGGCCGAACGCGACCCTGCTGCTTTGCCGTGGAAAGAACTGGGTGTGGACGTAGTGTTAGAAAGTACCGGTCGTTTTACAGATAGAGAAACTGCCGGAAAACACCTTACTGCCGGAGCTAAAAATGTAGTTATTTCCGCCCCTGCAAAAGGCGATATTAAAACGGTTGTTTTGGGTGTGAATGACCAAGTTATCGATGGTTCGACAGATATTTTGTCGAATGCCAGTTGCACCACAAACTGCCTTGCACCAATGGTAAAAGTATTGGACGAAGCTTTTGGCGTTGAAAGCGGTTTTATGAGTACTATTCATGCATATACTGCCGATCAAAATTTGCAAGATGCTCCTCATAAAGATTTAAGAAGAGCAAGAGCTGCGGCATATAGCATTGTTCCAACCAGCACCGGTGCTGCCAAAGCCGTTGGATTAGTTTTGCCTCATCTTGCCGGAAAATTAAACGGAAATGCTTTGCGTGTTCCAATTCCAGATGGCTCTGCTACAGATTTTGTTGCCACACTTAAAACAGAAGCAACTGCCGAACAGATTAATGCTGAATTTAAAAAAGCAGCCAATGGAAGCTTAAAAGGCATCTTAGAATATACCGAAGATCCGATTGTTTCTATTGATATTGTTGGAAACCCACATTCGTGCATTTTCGATTCGTTGAGTACAATGGCTTTTGGCAAAACTGTCAAAATTCTTGGCTGGTACGACAATGAGGCCGGATATAGCAATCGTATTGCCGATTTGATTAGCCGATTGGGTTAA
- the serC gene encoding 3-phosphoserine/phosphohydroxythreonine transaminase, whose protein sequence is MSKIHNFSAGPAVLPQVAIDAAAKAIHNFANTGLSILEVSHRGKEYVAVMDEARSLVKKLLNLGDEYEVLYLQGGASLQFLMVAYNLLNKKGGYIDTGTWASNAIKEAKLLGEVDVLASSKDKNYTYIPKNFTVPSDIDYLHFTSNNTIYGSQFHDFPKTDSLLVCDMSSDMFSRKIDASKFDLIYAGAQKNLGPAGATLVVIKKEILGKVSRQIPSMLSYQVHIDKESMFNTPPAFAVYVVLQTLKWIEQLGIDTIENRNRQKAELLYNEVDRNPNFVGPVAKDDRSFMNPVFLLADESKTDAFMAACKEANISGIKGHRSVGGFRASMYNALELDSVQALVNVMQTFN, encoded by the coding sequence ATGTCTAAGATTCATAATTTTTCTGCTGGCCCGGCCGTATTGCCCCAAGTGGCCATAGATGCGGCGGCCAAAGCTATTCATAATTTTGCCAACACTGGTTTATCCATTTTAGAGGTTTCTCATCGTGGAAAAGAATATGTAGCCGTGATGGATGAGGCTCGTAGCTTGGTAAAAAAACTGCTTAATTTGGGCGATGAATATGAGGTTTTATACCTTCAGGGCGGTGCCAGTCTTCAATTTTTGATGGTGGCCTACAATCTTTTAAACAAAAAAGGAGGATATATTGATACCGGAACCTGGGCTTCAAATGCCATAAAAGAGGCAAAACTATTAGGCGAGGTAGATGTGTTGGCCAGTAGTAAAGATAAGAATTATACCTATATACCAAAAAACTTCACAGTTCCTTCGGATATTGATTATCTGCACTTTACAAGCAATAATACCATATACGGAAGCCAGTTTCATGATTTTCCTAAAACGGATAGTTTGTTGGTTTGCGATATGAGTTCGGATATGTTTAGCCGAAAAATAGACGCATCAAAATTTGATTTGATTTATGCCGGAGCTCAGAAAAATCTTGGGCCTGCCGGAGCAACTTTGGTTGTAATAAAGAAAGAAATTTTGGGTAAGGTGAGTCGTCAAATACCGAGTATGCTCAGTTATCAAGTGCATATAGATAAAGAATCCATGTTCAATACTCCACCAGCATTTGCGGTATATGTGGTGTTACAAACTCTAAAATGGATTGAGCAGTTGGGTATCGATACTATTGAAAATAGAAACAGACAAAAGGCGGAATTGCTTTATAATGAAGTGGACAGAAACCCCAATTTCGTTGGACCTGTGGCCAAAGACGATAGAAGTTTTATGAACCCTGTTTTTCTTCTCGCCGATGAGAGCAAAACCGATGCATTTATGGCAGCCTGCAAAGAGGCGAATATTAGCGGCATTAAGGGACATCGCTCTGTGGGTGGGTTTAGAGCGTCAATGTATAATGCATTAGAGTTAGATAGTGTTCAGGCTTTGGTTAATGTGATGCAAACGTTTAATTAA